In Candidatus Methylomirabilota bacterium, the genomic window GATGCTGCGGTGAACGCCGACGAACTTCTCGATGGCCTGCCGGTAGAGGTCGACGCGCTCCTTCGTCTCGCTCACCTCCCGTGCCTTGTTCAGGAGAACGTCCACCGTCTCGTCGCAGAAGTGGGTCACGTTGAGGCTGCCCGTGCAGGTCTGGAACTGGTGGATGTTGCCGTCCGGGTCCAGGCGGCCGCTCC contains:
- a CDS encoding ABC transporter substrate-binding protein → SGRLDPDGNIHQFQTCTGSLNVTHFCDETVDVLLNKAREVSETKERVDLYRQAIEKFVGVHRSIVYLYHQNYIVAFPKNLKGYKAVPDGLIRIKGVTWN